Sequence from the Thermodesulforhabdaceae bacterium genome:
AAGCCCCTGGCTTAAAAATATCCATGAAAGTCTCTCCCCCACTTTATGAGGCATCCTAAAACTAAGACTTTGCAGACGCCAAAAGCCGACTGTGCTCTATCTTCATACACTTGTTCATAACCACCTTGAGCCCAGCCTGGCGCGCCTTTTCCGCCGATTCATTATGAGCAAGCCCGAGCTGCATCCACACAGCACCAGCTCCAACAGAAATAGCTTCATCAACTATTCCAGGGATGGCTTCAATATTTCTGAAAATATCCACAACATCTATTTTCTCAGGAACCGATTTCAAATCAGGATAACAGGGTTCGCCAAGAACTTCCTTATACTTCGGATTCACAGGGATAATTTTGTAGCCATGCTCCTTAAGATACTTTGCCACTTTATGACTATCTCGATCTTCATTATGCGAGATACCCACAACAGCAACAGTTTTTGCCGACTTCAGAAGTTCTGCCACTTCTTCATCGGGAGGATTGTAATCCGGAATTTCGCATCCCTTCGTCATAGCGTGCCTCCTTTCATGGTTGATCCATGGTTAAAGTCCGGAACCTGTTTCCGCTAACTTTTTATGTGGGCGCGTTTAAAACCTTCCTGTCCC
This genomic interval carries:
- a CDS encoding CoA-binding protein, which translates into the protein MTKGCEIPDYNPPDEEVAELLKSAKTVAVVGISHNEDRDSHKVAKYLKEHGYKIIPVNPKYKEVLGEPCYPDLKSVPEKIDVVDIFRNIEAIPGIVDEAISVGAGAVWMQLGLAHNESAEKARQAGLKVVMNKCMKIEHSRLLASAKS